The sequence tttttttttttcgttgttgTCACTATGCAATGCAAAAGTTTATCATACGCAAAGGGAGAAACAGAGAAAAAGGAGCAAAAAATGCAGAAGTCTTGTTGGATTTGGTGTTTATCTGCATATTCACTAAAAGTAATTTTAATCTGTTTAGTACAAAAGCAGtagcgaaaaaaaatatatatagaattgCGCGACCGGAGGAAAAGTGGAAAACGATCATTTGTATTTTCCCCCTTTgtcttatattttattgattatttaATTTTACGAGAAAAGAAGCTAATATAATATTATCAAGATGAAGGACAAGGATTACCACCACACAGAAAGAAGACATATCAATATTATGTACAAAATTACATCAATATATCAGTTTTGTTATGCACTATGTTCCAGACTTTAAGTACTAAAAATTCTAGCAACGCCTAAATGTAAAACTACATAGAATGTTGCTTACAACGTTTGTTTCACAAGATTAACTGACGTAAAAATAATCCTGTTAGAATTTTAAAGGGAAGTTTGATGGACGTGTTTCCTTTTCTTTACAAGGTGAAATTCAATCCAATATGTTATTGAGAAGTAACACAAGTTGATTTAAATTCAAATGACAACATACACATACATAGTTTTGTGATCGAAATACAATTAGTTTGATCTAGTTGACTGGGCCAGGCTTAAATGAAAAGAGAGGCAGGCAGAGTGAGTAGTagaggaaaaaaaaaatgaaaaagtgaAAAGATTTATTCGATTTTATAGCTAAAAGGCAGCAAAACATTACAAGTAATTaatgggaaaaagaaaaagaagaagagagtcAGTTGTCAGAATTGATTCCGAAAATCCTGACCTTGTGCATATTGGGGGACTTGGCAATGAGGAGGACAATGACAGCGAGGGTGTTGAACAACAGCATGGGGTGTCGGTAGTCAGTTGTGTGCGACGCAATGAGGTACCTGATGAGCAACCAATAAAATCAGTTACGTTATTATTCATTCATTCAATAATCAAATCTCTCTACTGAATGCAGAGTACATACAGAACGACGGGGACAACAGTGAGGAACTTGCGGTTCCGAGTGAGCTGTTTGCCGCTGTCAATCTGCTCCCACCACGTCAGCTGGTTGTAGATCCCTTGGTCCTCCGCGAACGGGGTTCCTTTCTTCCAGTGGAAGTAGTGATACGTAATctatcaatcaatcaatcaatccatgaattcaccatcaccatcaataaatcaagaaacaaagaaagaaggaaaggaattgAATTACGGACGGCGAAATGGGCGAGGTTGATGATGGTCCAGGCGATGCCGGGGGTGCAGTGGAGGATGGAGAGGACGAGAAGCCATGCGAAGAAGATGATGAGGATGTAGCTGGTCCACACCCCTGGATACATGAACCACTCCGTGTTCCTGTTCAGATCCGCCGGTGGCACCGCCTTCACATACAGATTagccatctctctctctctgattCAGATCAATCAATCAATAACCAAAATgatattcttcttctcttgttggTTGCGGATAGCTAAGCTGCCTTCCTCTCTTCCCGATTCAATTTCCAACCTACTAAATAAATTTTGTTccatttatttctattttatagttattaaataatttataaaaagataatatgTAATATCTCCCTTGCATGTCAACTCAACGCCCAACACTCAAAACGACAATTTATTATcattacttaacaaataaataaatgttATATGTGGAAAAATGGGGATAACAGATAACAGCAACAACAATCATTTGGACAATTTAAGTTTTGGCTTCTTAAGACTTgttttatatttactttaaataaataaaagcttATTAAAGAGTTGCAGTGCTGTTGAGAAACAGGTTTTGGGTGCTAACTAACACGTCACCTTCCAGAAGATAATAACCAAAACCATCTTTATTTGTTACTAGATTtgattggattggattggataacAACAAAACTTTGCATACATCAACAGATTTGGTTGGAGCCCTTAAGGTTGTAACTAACTATGTCCGAGTCTGACTTTCTTCGCCTCTATAAGTTTCTTATGTGATTGATGATGACATTATATACTTCCAAAATGAGAAAAGCCTCATTCTATTTTCAATATGCGTAGAGGATCCGGTTCTCAGTAATGAGATCGAAGAAAACCATAAAGTAAAACAGAATGGATCAATTATCAGTAAGAATTTGCATTTCAAAACTGTTTCCACACTTCAgattgaaaatattaaaataactagTCAGAATCAGTAAATGTGTGTTTTTTTCATGCTGCACGGCAAAATGGTTCAGTTGCTGCCCAAGTAGAATGCTGGATTTGGAGCAATCAAAAGGAAAACATCGGATTTATACTTCATTAATACtgaatattatattattgttaCATCACTCCATGCACAAGTTGAATAACTAGAAACCAATAGCACTAAGGTTAACATGAAGGTCCCATAACCTAGGCATATACGGATGAATAAATGCCCAAGTCATCTGACAGTGGTAATCTGTGTGTCTGAAGTTTCCACTCCAGGatccaccacctcctcctcctcctcctcctcctcttgcaTCTGATCAGGGCAATGCCATCCCAAGTTCACGGCCAAGTCTTCGACTCCAACCTTGATCACATCACTTCTCACACCAATGTCAGTGTGGAGAAGAAAGCATTGCAGCCAGCGGGGCACCGATAATGGAAGAAGCTTGGCCACTTCTTCCAACCCCTTGCTTATCCACTATCAATAGGCCAGTTCTGCAGTACAAAGCAAAATCCTCACAATTGTTCTGAAACACATTATAGTTGCCGAAGCCATTTTGAAGCAGATACATTGCCCGATGGATCACGGTCTCCGGTGGATCAGATAATGCAGTAGTGCATGTGCCTCCCCGTATTTTGGTAAGAAAAACGGATGGTGAAACACCATACTCAAAACAGTAAATGGACCCATTTCGAAGGAAGCAGTCTAGGCAAGAAAGAACCACGCCACTGTTTGGCTGCCTGAATCCACAATCGGGAAAGGTTGGACATGGGTCTGATGTTTGATCATCCAGGTCTGAAGATGTCTCGGTGATTGACTTCAAGTTTCGCGCAGGTCTGAAATGCACAACCTTGCTTCCCCCAACAAAAATCCCTGCATGGTAACACAATAGACTTAGATTCCACAATCAACACACCAGTTTCTAAATACCATTCTGAATTTGGTTTGGGGTTTTAGAGCTTTTCTAAGAGGCAAGCTTTGCAGGAAAGGTTAACAAAACTACATAAATCTATCAAAGAGTCTAGGCATAACATAAATCAAATGTCCTACATGTACAAACATATCTAAATTTAAACAGAAATAGTCAGCATTTTCACTACAAATCCAAACATTCATCAAGCACCATAACTTGTACATGCTACTAATCATAGCAACTGACATCAATTAGAAGTTGTCAACTTAAGAGCAAACCAAATGACGGACAAGGCTAACCCACCAACATTAAGAATCTGAACAAAAAGTGACCACAAAGAGCATAAAATGATGCACAAACAAGACTCTTGAGATTCCCGGACCCTGAAACAAAACTTGCATTGTCCAATCTCCAAAGCAACTTAATCAGATCTCCCTATCATGTATGTTGACTTTCAAACAAAAACAATCAATCTCGATTTATATAACCTAGTTTACGAGGGGGTCAATACGAAAACCCAAATTGAATgataaaacaaacaaatgcaaatGCTTTTTCCGTGCCCGTGGCAGGGTGAGTGGATCCTTCAACACCACCAACACCGACACAGCTTTTTTTCTTTCCATAATTCAGTAAACATTTACATAAATCAAATACATGGGTagggagaaaaaagaaaagaaaaggttgaaCTAACAAAAAGAAGCCACATTGAGGAAAAATTAGATAGAAATTGTGGAAATGAAGGGACattgcagagagagagagagagagaccatGATGAGAGTAAGCGAAAACAGCTCTGTAAGTGTAGATGTGATCGCCAGGCTTGATTTCATGTCTCAATACTTTGTTTGTAAGCAGACCCATCTCTCACTCgcactcactctcactctcacagTCTCACTCACTCCACACCGCTTCGCTTTCCTTCAGCACTTAGCATATGCATAAACAGAGAAGGAGTATGACTTTTTGTGCCATATTCGATGGACATGGAGAGGCCCCACACATCATCAAccacattttcttttcttttttatattacaTGGAATGTAATGAATGGTTTCCGCTCAACGACTTCCACCAAATCCATGGCATGTGATGACTAATGACTATTGTTTTTGCGTCATAATTTAAAAATGTATTTGAATATAAAAACATCtttgattttctaaaatttgAGATATTTAAAACATCTATCCAACATATATAAGAATGTACTAAAAATTTCTGGTACGAATTATGAGTCGAGGCGATCGCCAAATTATCTGGACACTCTGAAGCTTAAGTCAGAATGGATCCGAGAGGTATAAGATGTGTAGAGTGAATGATGTACCTGAAAGAAAAGGCTTCTGGCTCTCCTTTATATAGCTAATGATAGTTAtgtcatcttatcttatctgacTAAAATAAGAAAGATATTTAAATTCGAATATTGATTAGAAGGTGTTGGACTTTTTAGAGGAGAAAGGAGGCCCCATCAGATATTAAGATCGAAGGCTGTTTCGGTGTAGAACCCGAAAATCGGATCCGTAACAAAGAACAAATCAGTGctccaaaaaaatttaaatatcttacattttaaaaaataaaaaacatttttatatttttaattaatttaaaatttatttatctttgaaataaaaatcactaaccatttgtCGTATATTCTAATTATTATTTACATGACATTTCACCTTTGGACTATGCAGGTCCATTGAACATACTATAGTATATGCCCATCTATAGCCCATAGGCGATTTGGAAAAAGCAACGAAGTTTCTGCATCGAAGCAACAGATGCTGCTTTGGATTCTTCGCTTCATTAACAAGTGATGCTCTTCTAATAATTTAGTTCCCCCTCTTTTCATCTTTTATTATTCTATCCTGCTTTTGCACATCATCACTTTTTTGTAAATAAATATATCTCTATGAAGGGAATAAATAAGGTGTGATTATTCAACTATTTATCAAGAAGAGATCATTAAGAAGCATGATTACGAAACATTAAATAATTTGACAAATTTGGCTGAATCTTGCATCAAGTCTTCTTATGGCTATACGGCTATAACTAATTAACTATCTACATCTGTGCGTTTTACATTACACAATTCCGTGAACCCTCAAATCTCAATCTACAAATGAATGGGTTGTAGAATAACAAAACAACTCAAGTTTCTAACAACTATTCGTATTATTCACTATCATAAATTCTATAGAAATATCTGCCAATTGTAGATTTTCGCATTCAAATCTTTGTTATCTTGAAGTCTTTGTCTCAGTTCCATGGCTTGATCTGCATCCTTGGCAAGCAAGAGAGCAAACCCGCCGCCGCCAGCTCCAACCAGCTTGTACCCGGAGCAGTATGGACTAGCAAAAGAAAAGAGCCTGTCAACAGACTTGTTGCTGCAGTAAGGATCAAGCTCTTGATGCAATCTCCAAGCTTCCAACATTATCTCGCCAAGTTCATCAATGTCGCAATTCATCAAAGCTTCTCTCCCAATCTTTGCCAGTTCAACAAGGCGCTTAATACTGGATACAAGAAGGTTATCCCGCCGAAGATATCTGATCACCACTTTTTGCAAAACCTTATGTGCAAGTCGAACCTAGAAAACAGTTCAATATGCAATCAAAATCACAACTAACTAAAAAGATGATGTATCAAGAGAAGTGTTAACTTCAAAATGACAAGATAGAAAGGTGGTGATGCTGTATTTGAATGCATACAACTCTCTGTGCaggaacagaaacagaaaagcaAGTTCCTACTATAATATATTACTTACTTGACCAGTAAATACAACAAGTAACCTTTGCTGCAACTTAGAAACCAACTGAGGTGAAGCTAACAATGGAATGACTTGAAGCCGCAATGGAATTCCTGGAAAGCTTGAAGTACATTTGATCCCAGGGTATAATCCCCCAATTTGGTCTTGCCACCCACCTCCAGTGCCCATGAGTTGTTCCAACACCAAAACAAGTCTAGCAACATTCTCAGTGCTGTCGTCGCCATCAATTATCTGGAGAAGCGCTTTTACCACTGCAGCAGCTAAGATACTAGAAGTACCTAATCCACTACCACGGGGGACATTGGCCCAAGTCTTGATTTTCATGCCCATGTCTACAAGAACGTTGTCATGAATAATGCCAGTCACAAGTAAGGCAGATTTGACCAACCGAAATGGATCATCTCCATCAAATGGAGCAGAAATGGATTTATAATCTTCAATATGTAACTTGTTGTTCACATCATCAGTAATTAATACTCCGGTTGTTTCAGTTGTCTCTATGACAGTGCCAATTGGAGCAGAACCTTCCAAGCTTATTGCCATATTTAGAACACATCCAGCACGCTCGATGCTCCATGGAGGGGTATCACTCCAACCCCCAACAAAATCTACGCGTACAGGTAGTTCTACTTTTACCATTCTAGGATGGAAAGGCTGACGAGTGTGCCCATCATGGTGGTTATTCTGGTACTCAAGACAGGAGAGGCTACCAGGTGACTCTGATAAATGCTCTGCAGAAAGGAGACTGAATTCAGCTTCAGAAATTTCATTGTTTCTAATTCTTTTGCATAAACTAAAGAAGCAATTAACTAGTTCAGATATGGAAACAGAGAATATAATGTCTAAATTAAAAAACTAACATAGTATGTTATAAGTTGTAACCTGTCATTTTCCGTCAAAACTCGAAACACTCCTGCATCCTTTCACAATTCTAATATAATAGTATTATGAACCTCAAATATAGAGACAATATCTGGAGAAACTAATATAACCAACTTTAGACATAAATGCCACTATTTTATCTTCAAAGAAAAATTGGATTTTCAATAGTTTAAATGCTATATTGATTCGCAATAACCAGTACATTTGTGGTTTCATTTCATTATTTGGCACCAACAGATGCGCACAATATCATGTAAGAAAATAATGTCCAATTCATTATGCCTTGTCAAAAGCAAATGATCCTTACTATGAATATAATTTAATATCACTACTCTTGTAATTGTTTCTCCAGCTAGGTTACCCTAAGTTACAGCACAAATATTTAAATGATTCATGTTTATGCTTCCTCAACTAACTAAAGCAAAAGACAAGTCATCAAAACTGTACCAAGAAAAACCCTACTTCTCCCACAACACACACATATCTTGGGGAAGAGGAGAGAGAGCTGCAAGTTTGTGTGAATCTTGGGGAAGGATTAAAGTATGTACCCTTAAATCCATATCTTACTGCTGAAGCAGTTTCATCAGCCACAGCGGCCCAAACTTTGGGCTCCAGCTTGCATGCTGTCACTTCATCATTGCAAGCTCGAAGAAGATCAACTTGCACCTGGTATGCCCGGCTTTTGGGAAGTATATTGGAGTTCTGCTCTTGAACTTTTGGACACATACCCAGAAAATCCATGCATATTTCAACTCCAGAACCTTCCTTTTGAAGAATTTCTTCACATAATTGAGACAAATTGCGACCAAGCATTCCATAGCTAANNNNNNNNNNNNNNNNNNNNNNNNNNNNNNNNNNNNNNNNNNNNNNNNNNNNNNNNNNNNNNNNNNNNNNNNNNNNNNNNNNNNNNNNNNNNNNNNNNNNNNNNNNNNNNNNNNNNNNNNNNNNNNNNNNNNNNNNNNNNNNNNNNNNNNNNNNNNNNNNNNNNNNNNNNNNNNNNNNNNNNNNNNNNNNNNNNNNNNNNNNNNNNNNNNNNNNNNNNNNNNNNNNNNNNNNNNNNNNNNNNNNNNNNNNNNNNNNNNNNNNNNNNNNNNNNNNNNNNNNNNNNNNNNNNNNNNNNNNNNNNNNNNNNNNNNNNNNNNNNNNNNNNNNNNNNNNNNNNNNNNNNNNNNNNNNNNNNNNNNNNNNNNNNNNNNNNNNNNNNNNNNNNNNNNNNNNNNNNNNNNNNNNNNNNNNNNNNNNNNNNNNNNNNNNNNNNNNNNNNNNNNNNNNNNNNNNNNNNNNNNNNNNNNNNNNNNNNNNNNNNNNNNNNNNNNNNNNNNNNNNNNNNNNNNNNNNNNNNNNNNNNNNNNNNNNNNNNNNNNNNNNNNNNNNNNNNNNNNNNNNNNNNNNNNNNNNNNNNNNNNNNNNNNNNNNNNNNNNNNNNNNNNNNNNNNNNNNNNNNNNNNNNNNNNNNNNNNNNNNNNNNNNNNNNNNNNNNNNNNNNNNNNNNNNNNNNNNNNNNNNNNNNNNNNNNNNNNNNNNNNNNNNNNNNNNNNNNNNNNNNNNNNNNNNNNNNNNNNNNNNNNNNNNNNNNNNNNNNNNNNNNNNNNNNNNNNNNNNNNNNNNNNNNNGCTGCAAGATCAGCTTGGTGATTGCTAGAACCTATGCACATTGTTGAGAAATCAATTGATCTATGCAATTCCTCCAGGCTGATGCGGCTGGAAGATCTCCATAACGAAGAAAGCATATGTTCAGTTTTTGGCTTAGCTAAGCCCATCAACCATAGTGCAACGTTAAGCATCTGAGAATAAGGAAGTATAGGAAATATTTTCGAATTCCATAAACACTTCTCATCGGTGCCTGAGGACTCCCATAAATCACTTTCTTGAATACCCAAATCATGTAAAACTTTCTTCCAAGGTTTCCCACAAAATGTGCCATCTCTAGAAAGTGAACTTTTCGGGTTATCATGAAGGCCACAAAATACTAGAACTCGTTCTCCACTCCCAACCAAGGGAACCTCCCAAAGACAATGGCGATCTGGAAGCATGAATTTGATATCCTCAGTGCTAAGATGATCATCAAGAGCAATGTTGACTCCAACAACTATACATAAGGAGCCAATTTGTATTCCACCCGAAATAGATGAATCATATATTAGAGAATCTTCTCCAATTGAGACTCCTGGTGCAATTTTACTAGAAAGAATAACAGCAGATGCTGTAATATCAGCAGCCGTTGTTGCTGGAATAGAACACAGGTGTCTTCTCCCTACTAATTCTGAACCAACTCCGCTGAGGTGTTCTAGAACTTCATTTGAGGTTCCAAAGTGCAAAAACAACAAGTCATCTGCAACATAACAATACATGAAAGAGTAAACTTTTGTACAGATGGGTACGAGGAATGTTACATATAGAGATAAGAATGCAATTAGGCTTGACATACAGTCACAATAGCTGAACATCTTCTGCTTGCCTAATTTATTGACCAGTTCTTCACCCAATGGACGCTTTCTCAACCACTCATGCTTTGCAGGTACCCAGGCAGCAACCAAATCTTCATATAAACTCATCTGCACAATGCAGACCAAGTATTCTTGGATAAAATAAAACATCGGACATACTCCAAACATATATACAGTGAAACATAACAAGAGCCCTTGCCATAAATTTCTTTGTTTCTCGGTTGCTTTCTACCATCTTAAAAGGCGATGCTATATATTTAATACAAAAGAATCCACTATACCTCCTTTTTTATCTTGATGAGTTCTGAAATCATTTGCTGAGAGGAACATGAAAGGGTAACAAGCTCTGACCACGCCTTACCCCTAACTGCTATTATTCCAGTATCAAGAAGCGTTCTACCATCAGCTAGAACTGCCTTGCTTTTAACAAGCTCTTCTACGCTAGGTTTCTGCAGGAGATTATCTACCAAACTCACTGCATAGTTTTGAgtgttatttttagttttagcTGCAACAATCACTCCATGATTTGAAGCAACATCAAGGGTGATTGGAACAGTGATGATGCATGAAGTGTCCTGAGGCAGAGTCATGGTCGATGCATCAAAACATGGAAGAACATCCCCGGTCATGGTTAACATCCCACCTGCAACCATTGAAAGAATCTTGCAAGTTTTAAGCAAACATCACCACTCATgatgaaagcaaattacaatttaGACAAGGAATagcaacaaggaaaataaacaaatcGCTTCTGAAACTTACATAACCCTTGTCTAATAAGTACATGGCACAAGAAGAGTACATAAGTATGATATAGGTAAAGAGAGAGTGAACCTTCACTTCCAAAAGCTTGCCTGGCACAAGAAGCAATAGCAAGAATATGGTCAAAGAGGAGAGGAACAGGACCATCTGGATCATCACCGGCCAAATA is a genomic window of Arachis ipaensis cultivar K30076 chromosome B06, Araip1.1, whole genome shotgun sequence containing:
- the LOC107648055 gene encoding ORM1-like protein 2, with translation MANLYVKAVPPADLNRNTEWFMYPGVWTSYILIIFFAWLLVLSILHCTPGIAWTIINLAHFAITYHYFHWKKGTPFAEDQGIYNQLTWWEQIDSGKQLTRNRKFLTVVPVVLYLIASHTTDYRHPMLLFNTLAVIVLLIAKSPNMHKVRIFGINSDN
- the LOC107646095 gene encoding bifunctional fucokinase/fucose pyrophosphorylase, coding for MNLSIFCRQTSKKDEGTICCDLVFRRLVFTASSLSLAAERTTDKLVTTMESSRKAGRSSRAKQKHDLASLLRKSWYHLRLSVRHPSRVPTWDAILLTAASPEQAQLYTWQLQRAKRMGRIAPSTVTLAVPDPDGHRIGSGAATLNAIHALALHYRNHFVPDLHSQVASTNGSGSGAGDGDGDDVAMAELMAKKHILLLHAGGDSKRVPWANPMGKVFLPLPYLAGDDPDGPVPLLFDHILAIASCARQAFGSEGGMLTMTGDVLPCFDASTMTLPQDTSCIITVPITLDVASNHGVIVAAKTKNNTQNYAVSLVDNLLQKPSVEELVKSKAVLADGRTLLDTGIIAVRGKAWSELVTLSCSSQQMISELIKIKKEMSLYEDLVAAWVPAKHEWLRKRPLGEELVNKLGKQKMFSYCDYDLLFLHFGTSNEVLEHLSGVGSELVGRRHLCSIPATTAADITASAVILSSKIAPGVSIGEDSLIYDSSISGGIQIGSLCIVVGVNIALDDHLSTEDIKFMLPDRHCLWEVPLVGSGERVLVFCGLHDNPKSSLSRDGTFCGKPWKKVLHDLGIQESDLWESSGTDEKCLWNSKIFPILPYSQMLNVALWLMGLAKPKTEHMLSSLWRSSSRISLEELHRSIDFSTMCIGSSNHQADLAAXXXXXXXSYGMLGRNLSQLCEEILQKEGSGVEICMDFLGMCPKVQEQNSNILPKSRAYQVQVDLLRACNDEVTACKLEPKVWAAVADETASAVRYGFKEHLSESPGSLSCLEYQNNHHDGHTRQPFHPRMVKVELPVRVDFVGGWSDTPPWSIERAGCVLNMAISLEGSAPIGTVIETTETTGVLITDDVNNKLHIEDYKSISAPFDGDDPFRLVKSALLVTGIIHDNVLVDMGMKIKTWANVPRGSGLGTSSILAAAVVKALLQIIDGDDSTENVARLVLVLEQLMGTGGGWQDQIGGLYPGIKCTSSFPGIPLRLQVIPLLASPQLVSKLQQRLLVVFTGQVRLAHKVLQKVVIRYLRRDNLLVSSIKRLVELAKIGREALMNCDIDELGEIMLEAWRLHQELDPYCSNKSVDRLFSFASPYCSGYKLVGAGGGGFALLLAKDADQAMELRQRLQDNKDLNAKIYNWQIFL